The genome window CCAAATTCCTGAAGTGCTGCTGCAAAACTGGGTTCTCAAAGCTGTCAGCCCTGTCAAGAATCCCCCAAAATGTCAATGCATGCTGCCAAGAAGACAGACAAAACACAAGATCTACCACCAACTTATGTGAGAATAAAACTTCCCTCTTTCCCACACAACAATCCATCACATCAGAactgcttttcctctttgcaaTTTACCTGCTGAATCACTATCCTGTCATGTATAAACCCATAAGAATGCTGTGTGAGAGTTAGAAAGTTGTATGAAGCAAAAAGAGATAGTGGTATTATACTTCATGTACAGTTATGGTGGCTTCCACATATCTAGAGAAAAAATCTCCCATGAAAGTACTTCATAGCATTTATCCCAGCTGTAATGAAAAAAAGacctaatttttctttctaaagtgCTCTAATTTAAATGATCTGGGTCTGATCTGCTGTAGAGTGGCAGAGCCACAATAAAATGTGATACCTCTGCAACAAATGACAACAGCCCAGAGAACAAGAGCAATTCTACAAAGAACTCCAGAACGTGCTACATAAAGCATTGTGGTGCCTGGGTATCCAGAATGATTAAGAATAAAGTTTGGACAAAGCTACTGCAAAGAGAAGCAATTTCTATCAAAATACATCAAAATCTGATCTCAGGAACACCACAGCTGAACAACACATGCAGCAGAGCAAGCTGAgcaagctgcagcagagcaatgGTTGTGCTTTCTTCCCCATGCCACCCCCTGCACCCTATTTAACTCCAGGTACCTGTATTTGAATCGTAGCTTCtgaattatttccttcattttgtcTACCTGCTCTTGGCTGGCTGGCACATTGTCTGTAACATCAACATTACGTTTGTCATCTGCATAGGGTAGAAAAATCATGTGGAAACCTACAcagaagagagggaggaagacAACAGTTACACAGAAGAATGGTGtcaaaataatttacagaaaaaCCAAGATGGTTATTATCTAGGTCTGATGACTCCAAACTACCCACCTGCTTTGTTGTTAACAACAGCAGTCCATAATACTTCCAAGTGCCTACAGCAGGACACTCAATCCCAATCTCAATGTTTGTAACCAACATCACTAATGGCTTTGTGGAAGACATTCAGACTAAATTCATAGCTACCAATTGGATACCAGAGACTTGCTTTATGTGCAGGAGATCAACCAGCCCACCTCTCCCACTGGGTCTGAGCTTGAGAAAGATTTGTTTCAAAATCAAGATATTGCCCAcattattctgaaataatttactttATACACAAGCAGTGTTACTTCCCTACTTTACATTCTCCCAGAAGATGTTTTTGCACTTAAAGAGGtgagaaaatgcaaaacagcagaaatcTGCTCCCTAATCATTCCCCGTTCGTCTGATGTGGTATGAGGCTCACTATATGTgagattatttatttaatacttTACAATCTATTCAAGGATACAACATAATTCAAGAAAAGACATTCTGACTAGTcttcaaacaggaaaaaaaggcttttcatttCTACAGCAGTTATTTGAATCTGCAAAAAATAGGTAGAAGGCAGGGAAAACACTCTAGCCAGGTCATACCTGAGCAAGCACTGATGCAATTGgggctttaaaaatagattcaACATCAGATGCTTACACTgacaaaactgaagaaaaggaaTGTTGGAAAGCATTTTCCCCAGTTTTAAGGGAGGGTAGCACCAAGAGTATTTTCCCTCAATAGAGGATGCCATTACACTGACTACATCCCATCATGCAGGGAAAGGCATCATCTCTTCCCATACCTGGAGGGGCTATCTGCACTTTCTGCTcatccagctcttcctcctgggGAACCAGGGCCACAAAGCGAGGAGGGACATTCCGGCGAGGGGTGTACCTGCACAGCATCATCACCTCCCTCTCCAAGCACTTCATCAGTAGGGCATTAAACAGAGTTGTACTCCCTGCAAATCAAAGAGGGGACTGGTCACACTGACAGCTTTGCTCCTTTGCTCTGGAATATAACCCTAGATATAATCTTGTAACTTCTTTGAAATGCTTGCATTATTGTGGCagtaaaaagcaaattttagaAGGGAGAAGACTCAAAATGGACAATATTAGTGAGTATCTCCTGACCAGCAGTGAGAGTTCTGGTGGAAGAAGTGAAATCACTACCATCTGAGAGATTGAATACTGTGAAATTTTATCTACCAAGTCtatttttgtttggtggggCATCACAATAAAAGCAGATCACAGACCTTTTGTGGAAGTAACACACTAAGAATTCAGACTTCAGTACTATTCCTGAGGCACATGTTTGCCTCAGGTATATTTCACCAGACATGGTGGTCAGGGAAAGACTGACATATAAATAACATGATTGAGCCAGGAAACTGCAGTTAGAGAAGCAAGCATAAGGGTTCTTCTTTAGTCAGACATTGGAAAAGCCTTTGGTCATAACTCAGCCCTCTTTATCCACTGCTAGACCAAGGAGCtaaaggttttttctttctactgcaGATTGGGATATATTTCTAGATAAACAgatgtatgtatacatataaaAAGGCAAAACTAAGCAGTTCTAGAtgtccttcccttctctctttacAAGCCTATAAAGTGCTGTTAATTCAACTATACTTCCTGAGTATCATGTTTCCACTCCTAGCCGATATGGACTTAAAACCAGCAATTATCTCCCCTGATTTGGGGtttaggtttttctttttttgttgttggttggttttgtttgggctttttaaaCCAACTTTACCTTCTTGTCAGGTACTAGGATCCTTCACTTTCATGAATGGCTAAAACAAGTACTTTGAGACTACATCTGCATGGTTTAATTGGCTGCTTGTCATGATGGATAAACATGATGCACAATTGGCTGCTCTGCTATAGAAGAAAACAAGACATATCTGCAGCTGAGAGGGGCAATAACAGTTAGTTCTTCTTAACATTAGCAAGTTTTTAAATTacaagtaattaaaattttacacTCAATGATCCCCACCTACACACGATGGATCAGCAGGTTACACTAATGCAAAGTGATAAATCTTCTCTTGCCATCTTTGCTTACCTCTCACCAGGGACTCCTCAGGATAGATGAACTGGGAGGGCCTGACATGGTGGTGCTGTTTTAGCATTGAAAGTGGTTTGAAGCCAATCAGAACCAAACCTGGAGAATCAAACTGTTTTAATTCTTCAGtctcctctttctccagcaCAATCTGTCGGTTTCCGTATGTCTAAACCAGGGAAGAGCAGATGATAGGGCTgccagcataaaaaaaaaaagaggaccaggaggcaggacagggcaggaagTGCAGGAAGAGGATGCAATTGCTGTGTTCCACTATTTAAAAGAAGGTTATAGACAAGACAGTATAAACCCTCATGAGAAGTGCACACTGAAGTGGCAAGTGACAGTCTGTGACCATTATCCCAAGGGAAATTCTACCTGAACATAAGCAAAATGCACTTTTGTAAGAAAATGGCTAAGCCCAGATACAGAGAGGCTGTCACATCTCATCTCTGGAGTTCTTCAGAGGTGTCCCAAaaaagccctgagcaacctcATCTGCTTTTGCTCTGGGCTGGGTTGTACCAGACTTTTTCAGAGGTCCTGTCCAATTGTAAACTTGCTTCAGTCAGCTACCTGCTCCTGACAGAAACAGTGACTGAGAAACAATGTTTCTGTAGCACCACTCATGCCtcacaaaatcaaaaccataTTATAGTCCAGCTGCTGAAGCAGACATCAGGGCTTATTGCTCAGCTTTCTGTTTATCTCCTATACTTTATTTCAAGAAACTAATATCCACTATAAATAGACTAAATACTTCATTTTAAGACAACAATTTTAAGAACTACCAACATCGAAGAAGACACAAAGCACACTTGTGACAGTATACCTAGCAACTACATAACCTGTTTTGAAATAAAGCTGTGCTTGTTACAACGTGACACTCAATTTACATCAGCCAAACTATCAAGTGGGaaggcaaaacaaagaaaaatttatacaaaaaaaaactccaaaggaAACATGCCTTTTGTTTGGAAAACAGCTCCAACTCCCCTGTGATTCACACTTGTATGTTTAACAAAATGGACCATATCTGTTCCTAACAAACCAAAAGTTGACAGCAGTGGCAATGGCCCAGGGTCACACAAGGTCAGGCTCTGACAACCTCGTTCTTCcttacagaaagaaatgaaCTGTATTCCTGACAGCACTCCCACCAGCAGCTATGCCTTCCCATGACAGCCAGGCCAGGGAGACAACCCGTTctcaccctgcagagctctcaaCACACCAGCCTGTACCCAGGTGCATACacatgcaaatatttctgtatctCATCTTGAAAGTACAAtacaaacaaaagcagcaagGGAATTGGCATCTCCCTCACACATCAGAGACAAGAAAAAGCAGGTACATAATCAAAAAGTTACCTGAGCCCTTTTAGTGTCACTGGGCAGGAGCAAGCTGCCTGTTTTTCCGCTAAACAtccttgttttggttttaacaGGTTCATTAGTTTCCCGATAAAGCTTCACCGGATGTGGTTTATAAGCTTTTTGAATAAGGTTGTAAACACCAACAGAAAGGGCCACATCTTTGCCCAGATGCAGATTTAGCCTGTGTAAAAAAGCAGATACAGACTTGAGATTCCTGAAAAATCACTACTGCAGAAGAAAATCACCCCCTCATGTAAGTTATTTCCTTTGACCCTCTCCTGTTCTCCTCCCCCAAAATCACATATATCTTTGGAAACATACTATCAGTTGAGTCATAATCTcacttgaataaaaatatttttgcaatatCATCATTTCTCATCATAAAAGTCATCTAAACACAAGTCATTTACTATATTtctttgaccttttttttcactgaagggCAGCTATGCTCAAACAGAGCACAGGACAAGTCCCCATTTGGGTATCCCAATTATGCCTATTGTAATGTCCATGAATTCTCACAGCTGTTTGCACAGAAGGCAACATTCTCCCCCAAAAACCCACTAAGACAAACAATACCAAggtttaggaaaaaatataaatcagatGTTAGAGAAAAAATTAGAtgcaaaagtttaaaaatagagGTAATCTTCAAGTTGTGAGAGCAGAACAGTGAGTTACTACAAATGCAACTTCCTCTCTTATAAAAGGTATCACTGGTTTGGGATTCTTCCTCCCCAGCTATTAGAAAACTTAAGGAACATtcccaggaaagaaaataaggctGCAAGCAGGAGCAAGAATGCCAGTGACAACAGCTCAGGTTGGGatactttataaatatttattagaaaaaaacattagGCCTTGAAGTTCATTCCCTTTACTGTGCTTCCACGGCATTCTGCTATGAACTCActccccaaaaaaacaactgttATAGAGCATGTGGTTCCAAAAATACTTTCTATCTGCTTTGTCAAGATCCCTGTAATCTCTCTTAAGTATCTCTAATCTTTTAGTAGGAGATTAGAAATATCAAGGCTGTGTGAATCCATGCCAAGTACCTAGACAGTCTGGCAACATATAACTATTTAATAACAGGAAAAATACCTAGCATTCACATTcagatgcattttttaaagttagtGTTGGCAAGAAAAGCCTAATTTCAATCAGATTTCACTATACAGTACTTTTTATGTTGCAGCTTTTTAAGTAAGTACTTGGCAATTACGtaattttttaacaaattaTCATTTCTGGCCAAGATCAATACAGGAGATATCACACAGAGGAAACAAGAGGTCCACTCTGCTCTTCTCATCCAGAAATATCATTGGAAACTACAGAAGAAACACCACTAAAGATTCTTGGACTAAAGAATTAAGATTGAGGAATGTAAGCACTTTAAAGTGCCTTTAAAGACCAATCATTCCAGAAAAGGAAAGTGAGATGCAGTCTAAAAATAACATCAGGTGCCCCTGCTGAATGAATGATGTATCATAAGTAGGCACAAACCTGACTAAAGCCCTTTTCTTTGTCTCCTTTGCTCGTACTTTCTTCATGAGATGTTCCAGTTTCTCTGACTCTCTAGGCTGGATCCCAAGGTCCTCATCCTCTGCTACATTTATAATATCCCTGTAGAACAACGAGATATCGAACCCTCCAGGCTTCTTCAAGTGCATCAGGTCCAAGATGATACCTAGAAACAATGGAAGAGATAAGAGCAGgataaaaactgcttttttcttGCATCAGCATGTATCTCAGCACTCTCAGATTTCTCTATCTACACAAATAATTTAAGTAAGTATAAGCTCCAAACTGTCATCTGTACCAGATGTGAAATATTCTGGAGAAAGGGAATATTAACTTCAGTCAAAACAATGCAGAATAGAAAATGTTTCCTCTCTAATTAAGAATCTGGACAGCAATGAAAGCTCCTATAAAATATAATCTTACCTCAGGCATAGAGGGGAGTAATAAGTTCAGAAAATCCCCTTTCCTTTAGTTATAGGGGCTAATGGATTAAGTAACCTTCACAGCTTCTAGATCCAGGACATCTCCTGAATTCCAACATCACTGGTTACCTCAGCTACACACTTGAACTAATGCTGTCTACTCTCTGAGCCCAGGCTGATGCCCTTCAGCTAATTCAAAATGGAACCCtaaagtaattttccttttgtgttaaCTCGGTGTTATTATTCCTTTCCTAGAAAATGATACAATAacaaagaaaagtttattttcttggcCCTGTCATGTCCCCATTTATGCTATCAAACTAGAAAGAGGTCCTAGAAAACAAGTGCTAGCTTTTGAATACCAGATCAGAAAACATCTATTCTAATTAAGATTAGATACCAAATTTCTAGTTTAGGAACATTCAGAAACATTCCCCAGTTCTGATGATTTTACATCTTTTTCCATCACAAACCAGCAATGCAGTTAACATCTGCTGCAAAGATTCATCACGTTTACTGTGTCTAaaatgaaaaggggaaaaagaatgACCTGTGTCCCTCAGATCACCAGCTCTGGTCCTGGCCAGCTTGGCTTTGGCACTGTCATTGGCATGGGGGTCATCCTCGTTGGTGAAGAGCATGATCCTCTTGTGGCTCAGCCTGACACGGACATCACTGAAGAGGTTGGAGCAGGCCCAGAGCGCCTCACCCAGGGAATAGTCAGCGCTGTGGCCAAAGCTCTCCCGGAACAGGGCCCGGCCTTTCTCTCCCCTGTACTGGTCCAGCTCCAGAACACGCTTTGCACCTGGGGGGCAACAGCATCCACAGGCATTGGGAATTCTGCCAGAAGTATCATGAGTTCTTCTGAGTATGCACCAGGAGTCCCCCAGAGCTGACATCCAAGGAATGCTCCCAGGCACCTCTGTGGCAATGTGTAGGGGGGTAGGACGGTCGGGACAGACagagacgagagatctctgcagccaggtcatggaacttggggtttattgcaaagggcccgggtgcagggccctgctgcggactgccagccacagcttggagcaggcccaagagaagagaggggtagagaggatgagagagagaggatgagagggtaagaaAGTGAGTttcccgttacaatacaataaatcttcttctgtgttgaatattctgattctcactaaccaatctagcacaatatacaaatcctatagcatttacacacagcctataagaatcattacattaccatgctgtgttacattttaaactctaaaaatgactctttggaccccttctgccaagctagtagggtctgctctgacccttggagctgtctgcaagcagagggtctTGTTTCATCAAAACGGGATTACCTTCAGTCTGGCCATACTATTgctttccagttgttcagtaactaaggtatctcaaagcttgctttcatttcaatttcacttatagtttctatattctcaaaatcttttgtcAGGCAATCATTTATAAGGctctcctttttatttataaggctttcctgtttcatcttctcCAACAGCAATGTCCTTCCAACACCTGGCTGAGAAAACTGTCCAGCATGGCCTAACAATATCACTAGCCACTTACCACTGAAAGCACCTGCTAGGGCAACAGGACACAAAATGCCCTGGCACCAATATGGGCTCTTTCTGTGGGAAAGGACAGGAATCAAAGTATTGCAAACCCCCTCCACTGAATGCCAAGTGCTCAGCTGCAAAGGCAGCAAACTGCatctgctgcagaggcacagcagacTGCTGCACCACCACAGAAAAGAGGAGCCTGAAATGCATCCTGCATCTCCACAGCATGCTGGGAAGGTGGagagctcctcctcctccttccacgCCCCTCAAATCAGAGAGAATGCACACAGAGGTGAGAGGAAACCCACAGATCACCACACTGATCACAGCAACATTCAGGTCAGGTGTCCAcagccttgctgcagctctgaggatTACCTCAACACAGCTAGGACTCCTTTTCCCACCTGTCTAACAGCAGGTTCTGTTCTCTCCTGTTACTCTACAATGGGAGACaagctttcatttttcagcCACTGCATTCTGCAGAGCTTCTTCCTTTGTCCTTCACTTAAGCTCTATAGCACTTACAAAActtcatttgaaaatgtttttctctgccattactattttattttcatttcctcatcTATCCTTTAACATAAATCTTCATAACTATGTACTCCATAATAATCACCAACAGCATCTCTTCCTTCTCCAGAGGATTGCTCTCCAGGGGCAGCAAATACACAATTCTGCTCTTTTTGAactgatgccttaagttttagctttcatattttctagCTTCTGTCCTGCATTGGTATATAACTCTGAgcttcatataaagtgttagcaagttctcttcacagggCAGTTAGGCACAGCagtccttttccagcctgagaaccagGGACACTGTTGtagcttcaggcccaaaaagtgtaaacagcagcaaattgaggagagcaatctggaAGGATGGAACTTCATgagctgaagctgtaattggacaattaacctcaatatgtaaatggaccaaaacttatatAAGTGTGAAACCTCATGACTCAGGATCCATCCTGGGTGGAGCCACAGCCGGGCTCTTggactgcccaaggtgtatcctttgaaggccatttaataaatacctgctttattcctttaactctgtcttagcctctgttccaggtagCCTCAGAAGGCATCAGAACAACACCCACCTTTCACCTGTGCTGTTTTTATCCTCGTGGTGAGGCTACTGCCTCTAACATGGGAGAAAGGACAagcagggaagaaggaggaaaatgaaaatacaagaCCTATACGGCACTGTCTACCACAAAAGGGAGAAGAACCTAAGGCAGCCCTATCAGGTCTCTATTGtaataaattctgaaatttattacaataaaataattgtaataaatttcagaatttattaCAATAGAGAAAGCTCAATTCTTTCAGGAGAAGCCCCTGTGTTGTTACTGCACCCCCcagtaaagaaaattaaatcaaacaTCCTCAGAGATAAAGGCTGTATTAAAAGTTGTAGACAAAATTCCCCCAGAAGACTCTCAACTGCCAGACAATCTGTCACCACTAGCATGCATTCTTTGcacttctcctgctgcctttccattCAGCAACCAGCACTTGCTATCAAGCAGATGGTATGTAATctcaagaaaatgaaagagcGAAATTCAAGAACTGCAGAACTTATTATGGAAATAAGAGATGGAACACCCCAAACAGGCTACCATATTGAaccacctgctccagctgacACTGCCT of Molothrus ater isolate BHLD 08-10-18 breed brown headed cowbird chromosome 5, BPBGC_Mater_1.1, whole genome shotgun sequence contains these proteins:
- the XRCC6 gene encoding LOW QUALITY PROTEIN: X-ray repair cross-complementing protein 6 (The sequence of the model RefSeq protein was modified relative to this genomic sequence to represent the inferred CDS: deleted 2 bases in 1 codon), with translation MAGWGSFYRGDGLEEEEEQQEEEEGPEAVAEQRFSGRDSLIFLVDASKAMFESDREAETPFDMTIQCIRNVYTSKIISSDRDLLSVVFYGTENNKNSADFKHIYVLQELDNPGAKRVLELDQYRGEKGRALFRESFGHSADYSLGEALWACSNLFSDVRVRLSHKRIMLFTNEDDPHANDSAKAKLARTRAGDLRDTGIILDLMHLKKPGGFDISLFYRDIINVAEDEDLGIQPRESEKLEHLMKKVRAKETKKRALVRLNLHLGKDVALSVGVYNLIQKAYKPHPVKLYRETNEPVKTKTRMFSGKTGSLLLPSDTKRAQTYGNRQIVLEKEETEELKQFDSPGLVLIGFKPLSMLKQHHHVRPSQFIYPEESLVRGSTTLFNALLMKCLEREVMMLCRYTPRRNVPPRFVALVPQEEELDEQKVQIAPPGFHMIFLPYADDKRNVDVTDNVPASQEQVDKMKEIIQKLRFKYRADSFENPVLQQHFRNLEALALDMMEPEQAEDLTMPKSEQMSHRLGNLVDEFKQLVYPPDYNPDAKAVKRKQASDGQTEKRPKVEVSEDELRSYVQKGTLGKLTVPILKDACRFLGLRCGSKKQELVDSLTDYFNEH